Proteins encoded in a region of the Vicia villosa cultivar HV-30 ecotype Madison, WI linkage group LG5, Vvil1.0, whole genome shotgun sequence genome:
- the LOC131603173 gene encoding 2-carboxy-1,4-naphthoquinone phytyltransferase, chloroplastic-like isoform X2: MAATFCNLTHAPLFLNNQLNYFKRCHLVSKSSKCSTSMQKVLHRRFQLQRRQNYTLHVCCAGGAELSSSSTFEEVDQDISMETLIWRAIKLPIYSVALVPLTVGSAAAYLQTGIFSAKCYFVLLASSVLVITWLNLSNDVYDFDTGVDKNKKESVVNLVGSRTGIFVVAYLCLSLGFVGLTWAAVEAGNVRSVLFLTCAIICGYIYQCPPFRLSYQGLGEPLCFAAFGPFATTAFYLVQGSASVTNHFPLSGTVFSASILVGFTTSLILFCSHFHQVDGDKEVGKLSPLVRLGTERGAEVVKVAIFMLYALLVAFGISRTLPLTSIFLCALTLPVGNLVVRFVQDNHKDKNKIFMAKYFCVRLHALFGTALAFGLVLARMVNNRILFR; this comes from the exons ATGGCTGCTACGTTCTGTAACCTCACACATGCTCCTCTTTTCCTTAACAACCAACTTAACTACTTCAAAAG GTGTCATTTAGTTTCCAAAAGCTCAAAATGTAGTACTAGTATGCAAAAAGTCTTACATAGGAGATTTCAACTTCAAAGAAGACAAAACTACACCCTACATGTGTGTTGTGCAGGAGGAGCAGAATTGTCCTCTTCCTCTACCTTTGAAGAAGTTGATCAGGACATTTCAATGGAAACATTGATTTGGAGGGCTATCAAGTTGCCCATTTATTCTGTCGCTTTAGTCCCTCTCACT GTAGGAAGTGCAGCAGCTTATTTACAGACAGGCATCTTCTCGGCGAAATGCTATTTTGTTCTCTTGGCTTCTTCCGTTCTTGTTATTACCTGGCTCAATTTAAG CAACGATGTTTATGATTTTGACACTGGAGTTGACAAGAACAAAAAGGAATCAGTTGTAAACCTGGTTGGAAG CCGTACAGGAATCTTTGTTGTTGCTTACTTATGCCTTTCTCTCGGCTTCGTTGGCCTGACTTGGGCTGCTGTTGAGGCAGGAAACGTGCGTTCAGTGTTGTTCCTTACTTGTGCAATTATTTGTGGCTACATATATCAG TGTCCACCATTTCGGTTAAGCTATCAGGGACTGGGAGAGCCATTGTGTTTTGCAGCATTTGGTCCTTTTGCCACTACTGCTTTTTATTTAGTACAAGGCAGTGCAAG CGTGACGAACCATTTCCCGTTGAGTGGAACAGTTTTTTCAGCATCAATCCTTGTTGGCTTCACCACATCTCTTATCCTTTTTTGCAGTCATTTCCATCAG GTTGATGGAGACAAAGAAGTCGGAAAATTATCGCCTTTGGTTAGACTTGGCACTGAAAGAGGTGCAGAGGTAGTGAAAGTGGCAATCTTTATGCTCTATGCTCTTTTGGTTGCTTTTGGTATAAGCAGAACACTTCCTCTTACTAGTATT TTCCTTTGTGCATTGACATTACCGGTCGGAAACCTGGTAGTTAGATTTGTCCAAGACAATCACAAG gataAGAACAAGATTTTCATGGCCAAGTACTTTTGTGTGAGGTTGCATGCTTTATTTGGTA
- the LOC131603173 gene encoding 2-carboxy-1,4-naphthoquinone phytyltransferase, chloroplastic-like isoform X1 — MAATFCNLTHAPLFLNNQLNYFKRCHLVSKSSKCSTSMQKVLHRRFQLQRRQNYTLHVCCAGGAELSSSSTFEEVDQDISMETLIWRAIKLPIYSVALVPLTVGSAAAYLQTGIFSAKCYFVLLASSVLVITWLNLSNDVYDFDTGVDKNKKESVVNLVGSRTGIFVVAYLCLSLGFVGLTWAAVEAGNVRSVLFLTCAIICGYIYQCPPFRLSYQGLGEPLCFAAFGPFATTAFYLVQGSASSVTNHFPLSGTVFSASILVGFTTSLILFCSHFHQVDGDKEVGKLSPLVRLGTERGAEVVKVAIFMLYALLVAFGISRTLPLTSIFLCALTLPVGNLVVRFVQDNHKDKNKIFMAKYFCVRLHALFGTALAFGLVLARMVNNRILFR; from the exons ATGGCTGCTACGTTCTGTAACCTCACACATGCTCCTCTTTTCCTTAACAACCAACTTAACTACTTCAAAAG GTGTCATTTAGTTTCCAAAAGCTCAAAATGTAGTACTAGTATGCAAAAAGTCTTACATAGGAGATTTCAACTTCAAAGAAGACAAAACTACACCCTACATGTGTGTTGTGCAGGAGGAGCAGAATTGTCCTCTTCCTCTACCTTTGAAGAAGTTGATCAGGACATTTCAATGGAAACATTGATTTGGAGGGCTATCAAGTTGCCCATTTATTCTGTCGCTTTAGTCCCTCTCACT GTAGGAAGTGCAGCAGCTTATTTACAGACAGGCATCTTCTCGGCGAAATGCTATTTTGTTCTCTTGGCTTCTTCCGTTCTTGTTATTACCTGGCTCAATTTAAG CAACGATGTTTATGATTTTGACACTGGAGTTGACAAGAACAAAAAGGAATCAGTTGTAAACCTGGTTGGAAG CCGTACAGGAATCTTTGTTGTTGCTTACTTATGCCTTTCTCTCGGCTTCGTTGGCCTGACTTGGGCTGCTGTTGAGGCAGGAAACGTGCGTTCAGTGTTGTTCCTTACTTGTGCAATTATTTGTGGCTACATATATCAG TGTCCACCATTTCGGTTAAGCTATCAGGGACTGGGAGAGCCATTGTGTTTTGCAGCATTTGGTCCTTTTGCCACTACTGCTTTTTATTTAGTACAAGGCAGTGCAAG TAGCGTGACGAACCATTTCCCGTTGAGTGGAACAGTTTTTTCAGCATCAATCCTTGTTGGCTTCACCACATCTCTTATCCTTTTTTGCAGTCATTTCCATCAG GTTGATGGAGACAAAGAAGTCGGAAAATTATCGCCTTTGGTTAGACTTGGCACTGAAAGAGGTGCAGAGGTAGTGAAAGTGGCAATCTTTATGCTCTATGCTCTTTTGGTTGCTTTTGGTATAAGCAGAACACTTCCTCTTACTAGTATT TTCCTTTGTGCATTGACATTACCGGTCGGAAACCTGGTAGTTAGATTTGTCCAAGACAATCACAAG gataAGAACAAGATTTTCATGGCCAAGTACTTTTGTGTGAGGTTGCATGCTTTATTTGGTA